TCGGATCAGGAACAGCCAGATTGGTGTCCTGAGGCGTGTAGATATTCTGGCCGAGCGACACACCGATATTTTTCTGGCGGTCGGGCTTGTTCACGAAAGGCAGGGATTCGATGAAGCCCTTGCGCCAGCCTTCCTGGCCCCACTCGCTGAGATCGCCGCTGACCCACGACAACTTCACGCCATTGGTGTAGTGCTGGTCTTCGCCACCGAAGTAGTCGTTTTCAAAATAAATAGTGAACACCGGCGCATTGCGCGCCCGCTCCACTGGAATCGTCTGCTCCACCGGGGCAACCGGTTCGGGCTCGGTCTGGGCGTTCTGCGCGTGCGCGGAGGAGACCGAAAGGATAAATGAAGTTGTTAATATCGCTGGAAGAAGCGTTTTCATGCACCCGAAGAGTGCACTAAATCCCTGTTCAGTTCCGTAGAGCTAAACCCGATACGCAGCATAATACATTTTCCCTAGATCACCGGCCTTCTGGCCGACATAGTGCTAATTCGTCCCTCCACTTTTCCCGACACCACATGACAACTCCCTCCCGTCCCAAGAAAGTCGCTCTTCTCACCGCAGGTGGCCTCGCGCCCTGCCTTAGCTCCGCCGTCGGCGGATTGATCGAGCGCTACACCGAGATCGCGCCCGACATCGAGATCATCGCCTACCACGGCGGCTACAAAGGTCTCCTCCTCGGCGACAGCTACAAGATCGGCCCCGCCGAGCGCGCCGCCGCTCCTATCCTTCACAAGCACGGCGGCAGCCCCATCGGCAACTCCCGCGTCAAACTCACCAACGTCAAAGACTGCGTGAAACGCGGCCTCGTTAAAGAAGGCCAGGACCCGCAAAAAGTCGCCGCCGACCAGCTCATCAAAGACGGCGTGGACATCCTCCACACCATCGGTGGTGACGATACCAACACCGCCGCCGCCGACCTCGCCGCCTTCCTCGCTAAAAATAACTACGGCCTCACCGTCATCGGTCTGCCCAAGACGATCGACAACGACGTGTTCCCCATCCGCCAATCACTCGGCGCCTACACTGCCGCCGAACACGGCGCGCGTTACTTCCGCAACGTCGTCTCCGAGCACAACGCCAACCCTCGCATGCTCATCATCCACGAGGTCATGGGCCGTTCCTGCGGCTGGCTCACTGCCGCCACCGCCGTCGAATACCGCAAGCTCCTCGATCGCGAGGAATTCGTCCCCGGCCTCGGTCTCTCGCGCGAAAACCTCGAGGTCCACGCCATCTATCTCCCCGAGCTCGCCATCGACCTCAACGCCGAGGCCGCCCGCCTCAAGGCGATCATGGACAAGCATGACAACGTAAACATCTTCATCAGCGAAGGCGCCGGCGTGGAGTCCATCGTCGCCGAGATGCAGGCCAAGGGCCAGGAGGTCCCGCGCGACGCGTTCGGCCACGTGAAACTCGACGCCGTCAACCCCGGCAAATGGTTCGGCGAACAATTCGCCAAACAACTCGGAGCCGAAAAAGTTCTCGTCCAAAAGTCCGGCTACTACGCCCGCGCCGCCGCCGCCAACGCCGACGACCTGCGCCTCATCAAGAGCTGCACCGATCTCGCCGTCGAATGCGCCCTGCGTCGCGAGAGCGGCGTCATCGGCCACGATGAGGACCAGAAGAACGTGCTCCGCGCGATCGAGTTTCCCCGCATCAAGGGCGGCAAGCCGTTCGACACCACCCTGCCCTGGTTCGGCGATCTCCTGAAGCAGATCAACCAGCCGAAGGGCGAGGCTGTTCACGTGAAGCACTGACCGACGCCGCGACCATCGCCATCAGTTCCTTTTGTGTGAACGGCTTCGCCAGCAGGCCGTTCACGCCGAGGGAATTCAGCTCCTTGGTCAGCTCCGCGGACAAGTGTCCGCTCACCACGACTACGCGCACGGTCGAACCGGCCTTGCGCAGCGTGCGAACCAGTTCCACGCCCGTCATCACGGGCATGTTCTGGTCGGTCATGATCAGATCAAACGCGCCGTCCTTGCCATCGGAGCACAGCTCCCAGGCCTCTTCGCCATTTTGCGCATAGGTCACGTTGTGCCCTTCGCGCGTAAGCAACCGGTTGATCGTTTCGGCCACGAAGATATTGTCGTCCACCAGCAGGATGTTCAGCCCGTTGCCGACGGAGCTCGAGACGGCCGCCACCGGCGATGGCGGACCCGATAAAAAGACCGGCGGCGGCGCATCGGGCACCGGAAAATAAACATGAAACGACGTGCCCTCACCGGGCTGACTTTCGATCTCGATCCAGCCATTGAGGTTCTTCACGACGTTCCATACCACCGCCAGACCAAGCCCGGTGCCCTGCCCCGGTGATTTGGTTGTGTAGAACGGCTCGAAGACATGCGACCTCACCTCGGTCGTCATGCCCGCGCCGTTGTCAGAAACCGTCAGCCGCTGGCAGGCACGCATGAACGGCGCATAAGACGCCCCTTCGACCGGTGCCGCCGCCTGCACCATTGTAGTCGAAACCTCGATACGCGGAATCCAATCGGTGCCGGCGAAGGTCGGATATTTTTCGAGCAAGGTATCGCGCGCATTCAGCGTGAGATTAACCACGATCTGCGCCACTTGTGAGCGGTCCAGGAGCAGCGGCCCGAGCCCTGCGGCCAGTTTCATGTCGAGCGCGATACGACGGTCCACCGTGTGCCGCAAAAGCCCGATCGTGTCGTCCACCACCGGATTAAGCGCCATCAACTCACGTTTGCCGCTGGACCGGCGCCCGACTGCCAGAATGCGTTGATTCAATTGCGCGGCCTGTTCGATCGCATCTTCGATGGAGCGCAAAGCCGCCAGCAAGTCAGGGTCGCCTTCGCGGTCGGCTCGCAGCATTTCCAAGCGGAGCAACATCGGCGTCAGCAGGTTGTTGAATTCATGCGCGACACCCGCCGCAAGCTGGCCCAGTGACTCGATTTTTTGCGTCTGCCGCAGTTGTTTCTCCAAGATTTCACGCTGGGTGATATCTTCACAATGCGAAGCCACGCCGATCACGCGGCCATCGTCATCCACCAGCGGCGTGTTATACCAGTCGCACAGGATCACGCGGCCGTCCTTCGTGCAGTTTTCGTTGGTGTTGCGCCAGCCGCCGCGACGATTGATGACCGATTGCCAGACCTCGGCGACTTGCTCGCGGGCACTTTCGACCACGATGAAAGGCGTCGCGACCTTGCCCAGCATCTCGGCCGCCGTGAACCCAAAGATGCGCTCGGCCGAGGGATTCCACGCCGTCACGCGAAACTCCGTATCCCATTCGATCACCGCGAGCGGAGTCTGCATCACATGCAGCGCGAACCGGCGCTCTGATTTACGCAGCGCCTCCTCGGCCTTGAAGCGTTCGGTGAAGTCCACATTCAGACCGATGATACCCAGGACCTTGTCGGCCACTCGCACCGGCGCGATGATGCTGTGAAGGAGCCGGCTCTCACCATCGACCATCTGGAAAACCTCCGACCGCACCACTTCGCCCGCAAACGCCCGGAGGTTTTTCTCCTCCCACATTTTCAGCGCTTCTGGAGTCAGCCCAAGATCCGCCAGGCCTTTACCGACGCACTCGCCCCAATTCTCGCGTGAAGACGCGTTGGTCAGCACATACCGGTTCGTCAGATCCATCACCCAAACATCAAACGGAATGCCATCGATCGCCGTGCGCAACCGCGCCTCACTCTCACGAAGCTGTTTTTCAATGCTGCGCCGCGCATCCACTTCCGTGCGCAACGCCCCGGTCGTCGCCGTCGCAAATCCCAAGATCAAAACCGGCACCGCCATCAGCCAGATCATGCGCTGCCGCCCGACGGAAATCGCCGCGATCCACTTCTCGGCGGGATAATCAACGCCCAGCGCGCCCTCGATTTTTCCCTGCTCATCGAACAACGGCACTTGGGCGCTGACCCAGACGCCCCACTCGTCATGCACCGGCTCGTCGGAGAACGTGCGTTCACCCGCGAGGGCGCGCAGCATGTTTTCGTCAGCTTGCGGGTATTCCTTGCCGAGCGGCACGCGTTGTTCGCGCGGACCTTCAAACTTACCATCACGATCGTAGTCCGTCTCGCTGGAGACGAAGAGCCTCACCACACCGTCAATTTTGCGAAACGTATAAACATCGCTGATCACCGGATTGACCGCTTTCCAACGCTTCGTGGCGGCGATCATCCGCTGGTAGTTGGTATCGTCCGGCGGCGTGTCCAGCGTCAGACCCGCATGGCCCATGCGCGTCATCTCCTGCGCATAAGTCGGCGCCACTCCCTGCATGAAATCCTGGATGCGGCGGCTTTCGGATTGTCCGCCATTCTCGACCAAAAACCAGCCGGAGCATAGCAGCACTCCCAACGCCGGCCACGCCATCCAAGGCAAGCATCCGTGCGGAGTGCGGCGGCGCAACCATGTTTCCAACAACCCGAAAAGAGTCAGGCATGCCAAAACGAAAAAGAGGTAGTCGCGGTTTTCCGCTATCCAGCCGGGCATAAGATAAAAGCAACCAGTCCGATGCTCCAATGCAAGAGCTAGCCTATCCCCACTTTATACCATTTTTCAGCCGTGAGTATCTTCTTCGATGACGGAAACTTTTCGGTCGGCACCAAAGATCACTTTGAAATACTCACGCTCACGGCGGGCAGGATAGTTCAAATAATAAACCGGCGAAAAGTCCGGACTCAGATGATACCATCCGCGATAAAGCGGCTGGCCCAAATCGTTTTCCCAAGTCGTATAACTCCACACTTCCTGGGTGCCTTTGGCATCCGTCCGCGTCCACTTGCGGTCCGGCAAACCGAGGGCGAGCATCACGGCGTCTTCATCGAAGCCAATGGCCACACGGCCTTCCTTGACGAGCGCCTGCTGGTCCGGACTGAGCCGGGCAAACACTTCCGGTGATCGTTTGATGCGCGCATCCGGTGTCGCGCAGCCCGCAAAACCCAGGGTCATCGCCAACAACGCCACCAACAGGCCGAAGGGTTTCATTTTTTATTAAAAGCGGACGGTTCGTTCAGCGCTCAGTCTGCTCGATCGCCGTCACACGTCCAGCTGTGAAAACCACCCGCATTTTTTCGTCGGGGAACTCGCGTCCCGACGTGTTGACGCCTGCGCCTACTCCCACGGGGCCGCCGCCCAAGCCCACGCCCAAACCAAGACCGAAGCTCGGGCTCTTATCACGGTAAACCCATACTTCGGAATCACCCGAACTGCTCTTGCGAGTCAGCACGCGATCAGGCGCACCCAAGGCCAGCTTCACTTGGTCAGGGTTAAACCCGACCTGCACTTCGCCCTTGCTGATCGCGGTGCGCACCTCGGCCGGATAACTGTCGTAGGCCCCCTGGTTTTTACTGATTCTCGACTGGGGCGAGGAGGAGCAACCCGCGCTCAACGTGATCAGCATGAGGGACAGACAAAACGGAAGAGGAGTTTTCATGGGATAAGGTTAAAACCGGACGTAAGCGTTTTGATTTGCTGCCAGCGGAAGCGCGCAGAATAACGACATTCCAGACATCGCCCCGCCTGTTGTAATATATTTTTCATGAAGACCTATTCCATCGCAATCGGTTCCGACCACGCCGGTTTCACTTATAAGGAAGCCATCAAAGCCGCGCTCCTCGCCGACGGCCACACCGTCCGCGATTTCGGCACTTACTCCGACGCGTCGTGCGATTATCCCGATTTCATCCGTCCCACCGCCGAGGCGGTCGCCCGTGGCGAATACCAGCGCGGCATCGTGCTCGGCGGCTCCGGCAACGGCGAAGCCATCGTCGCCAACAAAGTGAAGGGCATCCGCTGCGGCCTGTGCTGGAACGAACAGGTCGCCATCTGGAACCGCTCGCACAACGACGGCAACGTCCTCTCCCTCGGCCAACGCACCGTCACCGAAGCCGAGGCCATCACGATCACGCGCACCTGGCTCGCCACCGAGTTCGAAGGCGGCCGCCACATCGCCCGTATCCAAAAAATCGAGACAGTTTAACTCCGCCTTTCTTTGTCCGTCCTCTGTCCTCAGTCTTCCGTTCTCCGTATTCCGTCCTCAGCCCCCCAACCACCATGAGCATCAAAGCCCGTCTCGTCCGCACCAACGCCAGCCTCTGGTCCCCGCTTGTCCTCCGCCTCGTCGTCGGCGCGGTCATGGCCGGCCACGGTTCGCAAAAACTGTTCGGCTGGTTCGGCGGCAAGGGTTTCGAGGCCACCGTCAACGGCTTTTCTAGCATGGGCCTCAACCCCGCGCCCGTCATGGCTGGCCTCGCGGCAGGCGGTGAGTTCATCGGCGGCATCC
This portion of the Rariglobus hedericola genome encodes:
- a CDS encoding PAS domain-containing hybrid sensor histidine kinase/response regulator yields the protein MPGWIAENRDYLFFVLACLTLFGLLETWLRRRTPHGCLPWMAWPALGVLLCSGWFLVENGGQSESRRIQDFMQGVAPTYAQEMTRMGHAGLTLDTPPDDTNYQRMIAATKRWKAVNPVISDVYTFRKIDGVVRLFVSSETDYDRDGKFEGPREQRVPLGKEYPQADENMLRALAGERTFSDEPVHDEWGVWVSAQVPLFDEQGKIEGALGVDYPAEKWIAAISVGRQRMIWLMAVPVLILGFATATTGALRTEVDARRSIEKQLRESEARLRTAIDGIPFDVWVMDLTNRYVLTNASSRENWGECVGKGLADLGLTPEALKMWEEKNLRAFAGEVVRSEVFQMVDGESRLLHSIIAPVRVADKVLGIIGLNVDFTERFKAEEALRKSERRFALHVMQTPLAVIEWDTEFRVTAWNPSAERIFGFTAAEMLGKVATPFIVVESAREQVAEVWQSVINRRGGWRNTNENCTKDGRVILCDWYNTPLVDDDGRVIGVASHCEDITQREILEKQLRQTQKIESLGQLAAGVAHEFNNLLTPMLLRLEMLRADREGDPDLLAALRSIEDAIEQAAQLNQRILAVGRRSSGKRELMALNPVVDDTIGLLRHTVDRRIALDMKLAAGLGPLLLDRSQVAQIVVNLTLNARDTLLEKYPTFAGTDWIPRIEVSTTMVQAAAPVEGASYAPFMRACQRLTVSDNGAGMTTEVRSHVFEPFYTTKSPGQGTGLGLAVVWNVVKNLNGWIEIESQPGEGTSFHVYFPVPDAPPPVFLSGPPSPVAAVSSSVGNGLNILLVDDNIFVAETINRLLTREGHNVTYAQNGEEAWELCSDGKDGAFDLIMTDQNMPVMTGVELVRTLRKAGSTVRVVVVSGHLSAELTKELNSLGVNGLLAKPFTQKELMAMVAASVSASREQPRPSAG
- a CDS encoding pyrophosphate--fructose-6-phosphate 1-phosphotransferase, with protein sequence MTTPSRPKKVALLTAGGLAPCLSSAVGGLIERYTEIAPDIEIIAYHGGYKGLLLGDSYKIGPAERAAAPILHKHGGSPIGNSRVKLTNVKDCVKRGLVKEGQDPQKVAADQLIKDGVDILHTIGGDDTNTAAADLAAFLAKNNYGLTVIGLPKTIDNDVFPIRQSLGAYTAAEHGARYFRNVVSEHNANPRMLIIHEVMGRSCGWLTAATAVEYRKLLDREEFVPGLGLSRENLEVHAIYLPELAIDLNAEAARLKAIMDKHDNVNIFISEGAGVESIVAEMQAKGQEVPRDAFGHVKLDAVNPGKWFGEQFAKQLGAEKVLVQKSGYYARAAAANADDLRLIKSCTDLAVECALRRESGVIGHDEDQKNVLRAIEFPRIKGGKPFDTTLPWFGDLLKQINQPKGEAVHVKH
- a CDS encoding DoxX family protein, encoding MSIKARLVRTNASLWSPLVLRLVVGAVMAGHGSQKLFGWFGGKGFEATVNGFSSMGLNPAPVMAGLAAGGEFIGGILLILGLFTRLAALSTVVIMAVAIFTVHSSAFFLPAGMEYALTLLAAALVLLETGGGALSADSKIGAGVSTIKA
- the rpiB gene encoding ribose 5-phosphate isomerase B, which codes for MKTYSIAIGSDHAGFTYKEAIKAALLADGHTVRDFGTYSDASCDYPDFIRPTAEAVARGEYQRGIVLGGSGNGEAIVANKVKGIRCGLCWNEQVAIWNRSHNDGNVLSLGQRTVTEAEAITITRTWLATEFEGGRHIARIQKIETV